The DNA window TATTAATCGATATGGCTTTATCACATCTTCAATTTTCTTTTTTTCCGCAATGGAAATGTCTACAATAGGTGGTTCATTCGTGTCATAAGATGGAGAATATGTCCATATGGTAAAAGTCAGCGAAAGGCTAAGTAGGATGAGTAAGAGTAAAATAACTGATTTTACTTGTTCAATATACTTCAATCCCACTCACCTTCCTCGTCCATTTCAATTTCGAGTGTAAAAAATACAGTTGTTCCATTACCCTCTTCACTTTCAGCCCAAATAGTACCTCCATGCGCCTCAATCATTTCCCGGGCAATTGCTAGACCAAGTCCAGTTCCCCCCATCGACCTTGCTCTTGCACGATCCACTCGGTAGAAACGATCAAAAATTCGGTCTATATTTTCGGATGGTATTCCCATTCCATCATCGGAGATCATGACTTTCAGTAAATTATCTTTTACCACAAGTCCAAAACGAATGTTTCCACCATCTGGCGAATATTTAATAGCATTTGAAATAATATTATCAATTACTTGTGTTAATTTATCCGTATCAATATCAACATAATAGGGCGTATCTGCAAACATCCGTTGGAACGATACATGCTCAGATTTAGATAGTTCAAATCGATCTATAATTCGATTAAAAAACTGATTAAAGTTAACAATATCGCGATTTAAATCATAATCTCTACTATCCATTTTAGATAATTGAAGCAAATCATTTACTAATCGTATCATTCGTTGTGTTTCGGTTTGTGTTACTTGTAAAAATGATGGTGCAATTTCTTCATCCTTCCAAGCACCCTCGGCAAGTGCTTCTAAATAACTACTCATCGTCGTAAGTGGAGTACGCAGTTCATGCGAAACATTTGCAACAAATTCTCTTCGTTCCATATCAATCTTTTCTTGCTCCGTATTGTCATGTAAAACTGCTATTAAGCCGTTTACAAATCCTGTTTCCTTTTGAATAACAGAAAAGTTTGCGCGCAAAATAAAAGGTCGTTCATGAGTACTAAAATCAAGTGTCATCGATTCTTTGGAATGAATTAAGTCTTCAAAAGAATGCGCTGCATCAATACCTAATACCGATATGATTGGGCGATTTAATACCATCTCGCGAGGAATACGCAATAATCTTACGGCAGGATCGTTTATTAAAATTACTCTACCTTTCCGATCAGTTGCAATAACTCCATCTGTCATATTAGTAAGGACAGATGCAAGCTTTCTTCTTTCTGCTTCTGTTGTAGATTGAGCTTCTTGTAATCTATTTGTTAAATGGTTAAAAGCTATTGCTAGCTGCCCAATTTCATCGTTTCCATAAACACGTACTTTACGCGAGAAGTTACCTTTTGCCATAGCCTGTGCTTGTTTTCGCATATCGGAAATGGGACGAGTAATGGTTTGCGCTATCAATATCCCAAGTACAATCGTAATAACAAGTGCAACGGCTGTGCCACCAGCAAGTATTAGGTTAATCTCATTCATTTGACCAAATACATTTTCTATATTGGATTCAATATATAAAGAACCAATTACTTCCCCTTGAGATTTAATTGGTGTTGCTAAAATCCATATGCGTTTTCTAGTTTCAGAATCAAGTGTAATGTTATCAAAGGGTGTTTCTGCACTTATCGACAATCTCACGAGTTCATCGGTTGACCTCTGTCCGACAATCGATTGATTATTTATATCGGATGTTGCTAGAATTTGATTTCTAGCATCGATAACACGAACTTCTTTTATATCGGAAGAATTCAAACCAGACAAAATAGAACGCAAGCTTTGCTCCAAAGTTGCGTCATCTTCCTCATTTCGTACTTTTAATATCTCTTCCCTCGCGCTAAACTCCAATAAGCTTATACGATCGGAAATAGACTCTTGAAAGTTTTCTCGTAATGTTTTCTCGAGTCCTCGAACAAAATATAAACCAATAATTTGCATCGCAATTATTATTAATAATATATATATAAACACAATTTTTACGTGAATGGATTTAAAATAACCAACCTTTTGCATTCTTTTTACTCCTGTTCAGGATTCCGTAAATAGTAACCAACGCCTCTTCTAGTTACAATCCAAGTAGGATGGCTAGGATTATCTTCAATCTTCTCACGTAAACGACGTATTGTTACATCCACTGTTCGGACATCCCCAAAATAGTCGTATCCCCATACTGTTTGTAGTAAATGTTCACGTGTCATGACTTGTCCTATATGTTTCGATAAATAATGTAATAGCTCAAATTCACGATGAGTCAATTCAATTGTTTCATCTCTTTTTAACACTAAATATGCATCTGGCTGAATAGTTAGTGGCCCAATAGTTATGTCATTCGTTACCACTTCAGCATCTTCTTGTAATGTTTGATGTCTTCTCATGTTTGCTTTCACTCGTGCTATTAACTCTCTTGTACTAAATGGTTTCGTTACATAATCATCTGCTCCAAGTTCCAAACCAAGTACTTTATCGATCTCCGAATCTTTTGCTGTAAGCATAATAATTGGAAAGTCGTATCTCTTGCGAATTTCTCTACAAACTTCCATACCATCTCGATTTGGAAGCATGATATCTAATAACATTAAATCAGGCTGTACTTCTTCTACCTTTTTCAAAGCTTCATCGCCGTCATAGGCACAAAACACTTGATATCCTTCTTTTTTCAAATTAAATTGAAGTATATCTGCAATTGGCTTCTCATCATCTACTACTAATATTTTTTTACTCATGTATAGAACCCCTTTCGCACTCATAGTCTATCTTTTATTTAGAAGCTGTTAAACTACATTGTTGTTATTTGGTAGAATCCGATTCCTTTTCCGCAGGAGTCTGCGCGAATTCTACCGCAAATTATATGCTAAAACACATCAGTAAAATATAACAGAGCCTTTATTTATATAATTTTTTTGAAACAATTAATATATATTTACTCTATCATGCTTTTAGACTCTATGCATCCTTAAAGGAAATAGGCACATGATAGAATTCATAAAGTCGACGATTGTCGAATTATTTCCCAGGAAATTTTATGTAGGTAAATAATCTGTCTAGAACATTATGTAAACTATATAAAAAAGAGACAGCCAAACAAGTGACCGTCTCTAACATAATATTAGTCTAACACAGTTAATGGATTAATCGTTACCCCGTTTTTATCCACTTCAAAATGTAAGTGAGTGCCTGTTGAACGGCCAGTACTTCCCATTACACCTATTTTGGAACCTTGAGGTACAACATCTCCTACATCCACACTTATAGAAGAAAGATGAGCATATGTTGTTTTGTAGCCATTGTTATGGTCTATAATCACTCGTTTACCATATGTTCCATCCCATCCAGCAGCTACAACAGTGCCGTTATCAGCAGATTTAATATTAAATCCATTAGGACGAGCAATATCTATTCCTTCATGCTGTCGGCCCCAGCGGTGTCCCATTTTACTAGATATATATCCACCTTCAGCAGGCCACGCAAATACACCAGAACCACGAGAAGGAATCACTTTTGTTCCTTTTAGCACAATATGATCTGTTGGTTGAACAAGTATCGTTTCTTCTTTAACAGATTGGCCAACTTGAATTCCATTTTCTTTACGTATTAAGTAAGTTGCTACTTTTTTACCGTCAGTACCTTCTTGCTTTACCTTTGTATCACCTTTATACATCTCATCTATCTCTATTACTTTTTTCGTATGTTTTATTTCTTCTACAGCTTTTTTCTCATAATGAACTTCTACATTAATAAGTGGTTTTAAGACCGTTACATTTAACTCTTGACCTATTTGCAAAACACTAGACTCCGTAATGTCAGGATTAATCGCTAAAAGCTCAGAAGTTGTTAGATTAAACTTACTTGCAACTGTCCCCAATACATCTCCTTCAGCTACTTTATATGTTTCTTGTTCTAATGTACCATCTAGTAGAAGTTTAACTGCGTCGTCCGGTGACACAATCTTATTTGGGTTCACATCTACTGTAACGCCAGATACTTTTTGTTTTAAAATTAAATCCGCAATACGTGTTTCACCTTCTTTTAATTCGGGTAAAACTTCAGTAGAACTCTTTTGAGCTTCCAGTACGTTTAACTCTTCTTCTGAAACAAAATGTAATTTTAGTTTATGAATAACTTCTTGATAAGCATCCAGGTCTTTGACGTAGACCGCCATCTCGTCATTAACCAACAGTGCAAATGCAGTTGCTTCTACTTCAATTAATTCATCCAGCTTTTGAAGTGTTGCCTCATCATTTGTAGATGGTGTAAAAACTTGTTCCGATACCACTGATAAGTTAGATCCTGCTTTTAAAGGGAGGTTTTCATACTGGGAGCTCGAATCTTTAACTTTTTGATCAATTATTGCTTGCATTTCTGATTTATCAGCTAATGCACCTATATACTGCCCATTTGAATATATATGATAAATTTCTTTTAACGTAGTATCTTCACGTTCATTAGCAAAAGCCATATTAAAAGAAACACTTGAAATTAGTAAAACTGATACGGCTGCTTTTTTAACCATATTTGACTTTCTGTTTGAAGAAACATTTAGTTGCTTTTGTTCCTCATTCATTCTTTTCCAAAACATGATAAAGCCCCTTCCAAAACAAATAAAATATTTCACTTTTTATTTACGTCACTTAAATTAAATTTAACATATTTGAAATGGGTAAGTGTACTAATAATCAATCTTGTAAACAAAATGTATTTTAAGTCCCATTATTTCCTATTAACGTTACTAATTTGTAAAATATAATACTTCTGTTTCGTATTAGTTTCTATAATGTTTTAGTTTTCACCAAAATATCCTTTTTTTATACACAAGTCTGCATATGGTCTTTGTTATATTTGTAATAATAGAAGATTAATATTGCTATGACATTAATTTTTTTGTCATTAAATAACAAAAAACCGCCAAGAATGTTTCATTTCTTGACGGTTTTTATTTATTAACTTAATTTATCTCCAAACACTTGAGATAATATTTGTTTGAGTACGATCAGGTCCTACTGAGAAAATAGAGATTGGTACACCTGTAAGCTGTGAAATACGCTCTAAATAGTGACGAGCTGTCTCAGGAAGCTCATCTAGTGTTTTACATGATGTAATATCTTCACTCCAGCCTGGTAGTTCTTCGTATACTGGTTCACATTCTGCAAGAGTACGAAGGTTTGCTGGATATTCTGTAATTAATTCACCTTTGTATTTGTACGCAGTACAAATTTTTACTGTTTCTAAACCAGTTAAAACATCAATGGAGTTAACCGTTAAATCAGTTAAACCACTAACGCGACGAGCATGTCTAATTACAACTGTATCAAACCAGCCTATACGACGTGGTCGTCCTGTAGTTGTCCCATACTCTTTACCAACTTCACGAATTTGATTTCCAACTTCATCAAATAGTTCCGTTGGGAATGGACCATCTCCAACACGAGAAGTATAGGCTTTACAAACACCAACAACATGCGAAATTTTCGTTGGTCCCACACCAGCACCAATTGTTACTCCACCAGCCACAGGGTTAGAAGATGTAACAAATGGATATGTACCTTGATCAATATCCAACATAACACCTTGGGCACCTTCAAAAAGTACGCGACGGCCTTCATCTAAAGCATCATTTAATACTTTTGACGTGTCTGTAACATATTTTTCAATTTCTTTACCGTAGCCATAGAACTCTTCTAAAATTTCTTCAACAGTAAATCCTTTTGTTTCATAAAATTTCTCGAACATTCTATTTTTTTCTTCTAAATTACGCTCTAATTTTTCTTTAAATACTTCGTAATCAAGAAGATCTGCCATACGAATACCAACACGTGCAGCCTTGTCCATGTAAGCTGGACCAATTCCTTTACCTGTAGTACCAATTTTATTAGCACCTCTACGCGCTTCTTCCACTTCATCTTGTTTTAAGTGATATGGTAAAATTACGTGTGCACGATTGGAAATACGTAAATTTTCTGTTGATACTCCACGATCATGTAAACCTTTTAATTCTTTCACAAGAGCTCTTGGATCTACTACCATACCATTTCCAATAACTGAGATCTTGTCCTTATAAAAAATCCCTGAAGGAATTAAGTGAAGTTTATATGTTTCTCCTCCAAAAATAATGGTATGTCCTGCATTATTACCGCCTTGATAACGAGCGATTACTTCAGAATTTTCAGAGAGAAAGTCTGTAATTTTCCCTTTACCTTCGTCTCCCCATTGTGTTCCTACTACTACTACTGATGGCATTGCCAACACCTCCGTCAGACATTTTATGTCCTGATTCAAACAGTGTAATTGTACCAAGCACCAAGCTTTGAGTCAACCAATAACAATTAAAAACACGAACGATTAATGTGGCAAACATCAATATGTTCGTGTTTGTATTATGATGCTGGTGGGGCTTGATGTTGGCTCCAATCAATATTCACAAATTTATTAAATTCTTTTACAAATGCAAGCGTCACTGTTCCAGTAGGACCATTACGCTGTTTTGCAATAATAATTTCAATCATATTTTGGTTTTCAGTTTCTTTATCATAGTAATCTTCTCGGTACAAAAACGATACGATATCGGCATCTTGCTCAATAGAACCAGATTCACGTAAATCGGACATCATTGGTCTTTTATCTTGACGTTGCTCCACTCCACGTGAAAGCTGAGAGAGTGCAATTACTGGAACTTTAAGTTCACGAGCCAAACCTTTTAGTGATCGAGAAATTTCAGATACCTCTTGTTGACGATTTGCTTGACTTCCACCACTCCCTTGAATGAGCTGTAAATAATCAATTAAAATCATTCCAAGTCCATGTTCTTGCTTCAATCGGCGACATTTCGCACGAATTTCATTCACTCGAATACCAGGAGTATCATCGATAAAAATACCTGCATTTGATAAACTACCCATTGCCATTGTAAGCTTACGCCAATCTTCTGTTGTAAGAGAACCCGTTCGAAGTACTTGAGCATCGATGTTCCCTTCAGCACAAAGCATACGCATGACCAATTGCTCCGCACCCATCTCCAAACTAAAGATAGCTACATTTTCATCCGTCTTCGTTGCCACATTCTGTGCAACATTAAGTGCAAAAGCTGTTTTCCCTACAGATGGACGCGCGGCTACAATGATTAAATCATTTCGCTGGAAGCCAGCAGTAATTTTATCTAAATCACGAAACCCTGTTGGAATACCTGTAACATCGCCTTTTCTTGTATGAAGTTTTTCGATGTTATCATATGTTTCCACCAAAACATCTTTTATATGCTTAAAGTCACCAGCATTTTTTCTGTTGGCAACTTCCATCATTTTTCGTTCAGCCTCTGACAGTAAGGCTTCTACTTCATCTTCTCTAGTAAACCCATCTTCTACGATTGTTGTAGCTACTC is part of the Psychrobacillus sp. FSL H8-0483 genome and encodes:
- the walK gene encoding cell wall metabolism sensor histidine kinase WalK — encoded protein: MQKVGYFKSIHVKIVFIYILLIIIAMQIIGLYFVRGLEKTLRENFQESISDRISLLEFSAREEILKVRNEEDDATLEQSLRSILSGLNSSDIKEVRVIDARNQILATSDINNQSIVGQRSTDELVRLSISAETPFDNITLDSETRKRIWILATPIKSQGEVIGSLYIESNIENVFGQMNEINLILAGGTAVALVITIVLGILIAQTITRPISDMRKQAQAMAKGNFSRKVRVYGNDEIGQLAIAFNHLTNRLQEAQSTTEAERRKLASVLTNMTDGVIATDRKGRVILINDPAVRLLRIPREMVLNRPIISVLGIDAAHSFEDLIHSKESMTLDFSTHERPFILRANFSVIQKETGFVNGLIAVLHDNTEQEKIDMERREFVANVSHELRTPLTTMSSYLEALAEGAWKDEEIAPSFLQVTQTETQRMIRLVNDLLQLSKMDSRDYDLNRDIVNFNQFFNRIIDRFELSKSEHVSFQRMFADTPYYVDIDTDKLTQVIDNIISNAIKYSPDGGNIRFGLVVKDNLLKVMISDDGMGIPSENIDRIFDRFYRVDRARARSMGGTGLGLAIAREMIEAHGGTIWAESEEGNGTTVFFTLEIEMDEEGEWD
- the yycF gene encoding response regulator YycF codes for the protein MSKKILVVDDEKPIADILQFNLKKEGYQVFCAYDGDEALKKVEEVQPDLMLLDIMLPNRDGMEVCREIRKRYDFPIIMLTAKDSEIDKVLGLELGADDYVTKPFSTRELIARVKANMRRHQTLQEDAEVVTNDITIGPLTIQPDAYLVLKRDETIELTHREFELLHYLSKHIGQVMTREHLLQTVWGYDYFGDVRTVDVTIRRLREKIEDNPSHPTWIVTRRGVGYYLRNPEQE
- a CDS encoding adenylosuccinate synthase, producing the protein MPSVVVVGTQWGDEGKGKITDFLSENSEVIARYQGGNNAGHTIIFGGETYKLHLIPSGIFYKDKISVIGNGMVVDPRALVKELKGLHDRGVSTENLRISNRAHVILPYHLKQDEVEEARRGANKIGTTGKGIGPAYMDKAARVGIRMADLLDYEVFKEKLERNLEEKNRMFEKFYETKGFTVEEILEEFYGYGKEIEKYVTDTSKVLNDALDEGRRVLFEGAQGVMLDIDQGTYPFVTSSNPVAGGVTIGAGVGPTKISHVVGVCKAYTSRVGDGPFPTELFDEVGNQIREVGKEYGTTTGRPRRIGWFDTVVIRHARRVSGLTDLTVNSIDVLTGLETVKICTAYKYKGELITEYPANLRTLAECEPVYEELPGWSEDITSCKTLDELPETARHYLERISQLTGVPISIFSVGPDRTQTNIISSVWR
- the dnaB gene encoding replicative DNA helicase, which encodes MSDPLLDRVPPHNQEAEQSVIGAIFLDPQALITAAEIVMPEDFYRVAHQKIFQTMLRLSDQGKAIDVVTVTEELSSKKELEDVGGISYISEIANTVPTAANIGHYAKIVEEKSILRRLIRVATTIVEDGFTREDEVEALLSEAERKMMEVANRKNAGDFKHIKDVLVETYDNIEKLHTRKGDVTGIPTGFRDLDKITAGFQRNDLIIVAARPSVGKTAFALNVAQNVATKTDENVAIFSLEMGAEQLVMRMLCAEGNIDAQVLRTGSLTTEDWRKLTMAMGSLSNAGIFIDDTPGIRVNEIRAKCRRLKQEHGLGMILIDYLQLIQGSGGSQANRQQEVSEISRSLKGLARELKVPVIALSQLSRGVEQRQDKRPMMSDLRESGSIEQDADIVSFLYREDYYDKETENQNMIEIIIAKQRNGPTGTVTLAFVKEFNKFVNIDWSQHQAPPAS
- a CDS encoding M23 family metallopeptidase; its protein translation is MFWKRMNEEQKQLNVSSNRKSNMVKKAAVSVLLISSVSFNMAFANEREDTTLKEIYHIYSNGQYIGALADKSEMQAIIDQKVKDSSSQYENLPLKAGSNLSVVSEQVFTPSTNDEATLQKLDELIEVEATAFALLVNDEMAVYVKDLDAYQEVIHKLKLHFVSEEELNVLEAQKSSTEVLPELKEGETRIADLILKQKVSGVTVDVNPNKIVSPDDAVKLLLDGTLEQETYKVAEGDVLGTVASKFNLTTSELLAINPDITESSVLQIGQELNVTVLKPLINVEVHYEKKAVEEIKHTKKVIEIDEMYKGDTKVKQEGTDGKKVATYLIRKENGIQVGQSVKEETILVQPTDHIVLKGTKVIPSRGSGVFAWPAEGGYISSKMGHRWGRQHEGIDIARPNGFNIKSADNGTVVAAGWDGTYGKRVIIDHNNGYKTTYAHLSSISVDVGDVVPQGSKIGVMGSTGRSTGTHLHFEVDKNGVTINPLTVLD